The sequence below is a genomic window from Brachyhypopomus gauderio isolate BG-103 chromosome 20, BGAUD_0.2, whole genome shotgun sequence.
ttcggactacactgcaaaaagaatgtgacgcagcaagtagcctccgccgttcgcgcaggtgtacagagtcgcgcgctatacgatcacgccaggcaggaggggggtaaaaacttttctacgtaacatccgcaaatctgaaggcggaatgaaccgcaagtcaattaaatgacaccgccgtcatccatccagcgctgatgagcgccagtgagaatcatatttcggccacaaaacagatagcacgcgcgtgtgttgtttattatgatttgacggattttttccccaaaaaaatcaaatgacggaaatccgtcgtagtgacggagaactttaacccatggtacaggtactaacctttataatcctttattgaataatgtacttatctttaatggtaacaaaaataacatagctattgtaactgaccttTCTCCCCATCAAAAtcatgtgatgcttcccacctcatcacaaatgttgaagccagatggccaggatccgtgtatgattccacactgtacaacaaatctgaacagagtaggcctgtggtagttttgctagttgttcatgcaatgtaatagttaaatcattgcaaaccctagatgcgatataggacactatgacagcctccttcatggagacagagggtatccctgcctgtcctatagagcctaccttatgactccctattcagaccCTGCACCTGGACCAAAGTCCCGCTACAATTAGGCCCACAGCAAAagcagggcaagaatttaaatgacccttggaatcctcgaggccaggttccattGCCTGAaaggggctcagagttacccctgagagggtgtgccacataataatggcatatggtattacacaacattgtaaCCATCCAGGgtgagcgacagcctaccaactcggacatgcccacagacgaggaaacttacatgcatgtgggtaaATCTGCATAATTTGTGTGAAAGTTATGGAGAGACATGACACTACATGGGATGTGCCAGCCAGTGGCAGCGATGGCAcagggtgtggaggagtgtgatggtagagATGCTCGCAATGGACTGATGCAATATATGTCATAACAGTTCAATTGTTGCCATTGCCTGTGTCACATACACAAAGCAATAAAGCTGTGATTGTCAAACTCATTATCCGCTGCTGATGTTAAGACAATTAAAACAACatgatgccccttaacacataccattattgtatgtggttgctctaattattggtaatataatttggtattactcaaacaggctgaacacaccctgcataaaaaggcatcagtcatacaatcaaatgaaatcaaacttttaCTGATCACATGCATAGTAATACACAGTAAGTACAACTTGCAGTGAAATGTTTAAGTACAGTCTGCTCACACTGAGCCATTAtaataaaaaagagaaaagatttGTAATGGTGTAAAGAAGTGTAATAGGCGTagataaactgtaaaaaaagagATACGCTTGACAAGTACAAAAAGTACAAAGTTTCAACAagtactactaataataataaaaaaatatatataaaacaccctgaaataaaattatttacaaTGTGCAGTTGGTGGTCAGGTATGAAcaaaatgtgcaaaacaaagTGTAAGCAGTTGTATGTTTACCTGTAAACAATCATGTGCAAAGGTCAGCTATTTAAGAGTCTGATAGCTGTTGGAAAGAAAGAAGTCTTTAATCTAGTTGTCCTGCACTtcacattttgtgtgcttttactggcgtctgtctcgcatggtgttcacaagttcgccaagcagcccgaggaaagcccggttgaaggaaatcgtttccgccaactccgctctccTCAGTTCGGCTTCTTGTTGCCGGGCCTCGCGACAATCACGGAGCAGCAGCTGGATGTGCTCCTCACGCTGCTCGTGCATCCGCACATCCTGTGCCTGCATCTCCAGAAGATATGTGCCGATATCCAGGTACGTCTGGGTCCTTTTTCGCTTGCCTTGACAAAAAAAGAGGGTAATGGGGGTTgattagtaaaactgaaatgcgGTACTCATGCTACTCCGGTGCTTCACATGTTTTTGTGTTCCTCACCTGTATAGGGCCGCCGGACAGGCGTTTGGGATCTAGCCGGTGTAGAGACCGCTGGTTCCGTGTATGACACAGATGATGCGGGGGAGGCGGGAGGTTCCAAAGAGgtgctcgcctcgtcagtggaaggggaatcttgaacgtaaaaaataacaaatgttaaacacaagcattcccgtgaaagcaacgatatagcgtaactgcacaaaatgtgtagcacgtcatccgtggtcatgctttgtttatggctacagctaactagcaaggcTCCACGCTgtggctaagagctagctattgtacagtagtgactgtggtggtaacattaactacaagcacagctctaaattcctgggTTTGCAacagatgcgttcatattacgtcttttacgagcctagtaaaactgtgaaatcacaatacactcaccattctccgtggcctccagcaccgacattgcaGTGTCCAGCACGttattagtagcagtagtaatagGCCGGGTTTTGTTGAGCTTAAACTGttgttttctttctctgtgttctAAATGTGGCGCTGGAGGCATTTGGATGATCTTGGCatttggctccgcctcctccagtgCTCTATTGTCTTCAAGCAGGTCCTTTAGAGCAGAATAATATCGGCGCGCTAGGCGTTAGAGCGTCACTGTTCATTAAGTGGTGAAAGAAGCTCAACTATGTCTGGAAGAGTCctctaataaaaaaaataaaaaatgataaTAGAATTAAAGGTGTTAATTTAAATGGAAATATAGTTAAAATTACAGCATATGCAGATGACATCACTGTTAtagtaaaaacaaaacaagagttTGAAATAGTCATggattattttaaattatatggTAAAGTGTCTGGTGCTGAATTGAACTTATTGAAATCAGAATGTGTCTGGATAGGCGATCACAGAGAGAAGTTTAACATTGAAGTTCAggaaaaagaggaaataaaaatTTTAGGTGTGTATTTTGGGAATAATGATTGTATAAATAGAAATTGGGAGAAAAAAGAAGAACTAATTTCAGAAGAGTTAAAAAAATGGACATACAGCAAATTGAGTTATAAAGCAAGGATTAATATTATTAAAACATACATTTTAGCAAAAATTATTTTTCTCTCATGTGTTTTTCCTCCCACAGAAAAGTGGTGTAAAATTGTTAATAAACTTTGTGTAAAATTTTTGTGGAATACAAATAGAGAAGTTACAAAACGTAAGTATATTTATAAAAGTAAGGTTTTAGGTGGTTTGGGGGCTTTAGACGTTTCTTTAAAGATTAAAATAGCGACGTGTAAAATCATAGCTAGTGGAATTGACAGACAGGTAATGTGGATTGGTAACATCACAAACTGGAAACAAAAATTTAAAGGTAAAGTAAGAGATAAGATTCCATATTATAAATTAATTTTTAGTGATTTTGTCAACCGCTATGAAAATGATAAAATAGATTGGTTACATGActcaaataataaaatatataatttaataatagCAAAAGATTATGCACatgaaataaattttaaaactcTTTCTTGTGATGAAAATAGGTTTTGTATTAAAAACCTTTTTAATCAAAATTTACCTGAAAAGATGAGAGATAATGCCTGGTTAATTGCTGTAAGAAGGTTACCTGTTAGAGCTGTAGTTCGATGGAGTTGTTTTGTTAAAACTGTACAATGTCCAATGTTAAACTGTAATGAAGAAGAAACTTTAGATCATTTTTTGATGGAATGTCATCGATCTTGTGAAGTGTGGGACATGATGAAGGACATTGGTCTAAAAATTGATATTAACTTAAAATCTGTGGCATATAGACTTTTTGATCAATCTGTACCCGTTACATTTCATGAATTTTATTGGTTCATTGTTTGTGTCACTAAATATCAATTGTGGAAAACTAGAACTCGCATGACGATCGATCAGCAATTTGTACCAGGTAAGCAAGTTttgaaaaatattatattaaaaAGGACAAGatctttaaatattatatttaaaaacCCTACACTGTGGAATTCCCTGTtgctataaaataataataatttgctgTACAAGTGATATGTGGTGATATAATAATTTTGTAATGTTATGTATGGTTGAGTATATCGTGTATTGTTTTTGTATCTGATATTTttcttcaataaaaaaaaaaaagtaaaaaaaaaaaaaaaaaaaaaaaaaaaaaaaaaaaaagaaagggtGGTAAAGGACTTGGGAAAGGAGGCGCTAAGCGTCATCGCAAGGTTCTCCGTGATAACATCCAGGGCATTACTAAGCCTGCTATCCGCCGTCTGGCTCGTCGTGGCGGTGTAAAGCGTATCTCCGGTCTGATTTACGAGGAGACCCGTGGTGTTCTCAAAGTGTTCCTGGAGAACGTGATCAGAGACGCGGTTACCTACACCGAGCATGCCAAGAGAAAGACCGTCACCGCTATGGATGTAGTTTATGCTCTGAAACGCCAGGGACGTACTCTGTACGGTTTCGGAGGTTAAACCCTGAACTAAAGACGAAAAACAACGGCTCTTTTCAGAGCCACCCATATAATCTGTTAAAGAGTTGTTCCGTGTCTTCGTACCTACAAATGTTGAATGAAATACTGACAAAGGGCTATTAAACTCAGTTTAAATACCTCACTGTAGTGATGGCAAAAGTAGGGCTTTTGAGAGATGgaatcaaatgaaccaattgaTTCGGAAAATGATTGGATCTAGCGAAACGTTTGAATCACacgccacagtgacatctaCTGGGCAACCAGAGCCTAAATCCACAACTTTTTCTTAACAGAAAGAGAAGTaatgtttttaaattatttaaatgacattaaatattcccccatagcatattgtgtccttaaataaataattttatagTCATAACATAATTTTGCAGAGAACAGGGTTGTTTCAATTATGtcattaagatgtatttttAACTGATAGTCAGCGGATTGATATAGCTGACATTAATTTTACATGGCAAGGTAGAGACATGCTTGTCTAatccaaatatatttgtatagcgcttttcacaacacatgttgtcacaaagcgctttacaggatttacaaggttaacaatactatgggtccaaatcccagACAAATATCACAAatctcagaccagctgcttgaaCTTAAGTGCGGACTAAAACGTGCGAAAAGATTCGAAACGTATCGAAACTGCGTGACGTAACGAACCCCGTTTTTGGAACAGTAACGTGACTTTCCCCTTTGATATGGACTTCAGTTCGATTTCAGGATGATTCAGTTCGATTCCGCGTTTGACGTCACTACCTCACTGTCATTTTAAACCACGCTTCCTTAAATGAGTAGAAAAGTGCGATATGACAAATCGAATGAGAAACAGTGACGTAGCTAGCATAGCCTAGCTTTCTGTGCGTTCTTTCCAAGAAGGGACGCGGAAAATCCAAgacttttaatatttaatatttttaacaTGCTGATGGCATGTTGCAATGCTCAAATATTgattaatcacaaaacataattttaaaaagaaaaatccaAGAACTGTATGGTTGGGGCGGGATTAATAGACGCTACCCCGTCGCAATACAGTGACGGAGCAACGATAGGAGGTCCGTGTGAGGGGGGGGTTGTTTCTGGCCAATAATAATTTGCCATCCCCACAGTGGGGCAGCCGTGTTCTAATTAGCATACCAGAGTCTAAATAAACGAAGTGCTCTCGCGTTAATTTTCATTCTGTTGTTCGTTTTTCTACAACTACAATGCCTGAGCCTGCGAAGTCCGCGCCTAAGAAGGGATCCAAGAAAGCCGTGACCAAGACGGCGGCTAAAGGAGGCAAGAAGCGCAGAAAGACCAGGAAGGAGAGCTACGCTATCTACGTgtacaaagtcctgaagcaggtCCACCCTGATACCGGTATTTCTTCCAAGGCGATGGGAATCATGAATTCCTTCGTGAACGACATCTTCGAGCGCATCGCTGGTGAGGCTTCTCGTCTCGCCCACTACAACAAGCGCTCTACCATCACCTCCAGGGAGATCCAGACCGCTGTGCGCCTGCTGCTTCCTGGTGAACTGGCCAAACACGCCGTGTCTGAGGGCACAAAGGCCGTCACCAAGTACACCAGCTCCAAGTAAAGCGCGATAACGTCGCTTTAAAAAACCcaacggctcttttaagagccacccacacTTTCGCTAAAAGAGTTTCCATATCCCAATTGGCACGACGACCAAAACTGTTTGAAATTCCCATTTGGCGCCACTTTTATCTTGCCAATTATGGTAATCTCCATTCTCCATGGTGATTACTTTTAAATAGATTAGAACTCGCCTTTTTGTAGTTGTAGGATTGTTTGTCTACATTGGCGTGCTAGCTGAACTCTAGATTATTTTCCTCCAGACTACAGGTGCGTCTCAGTAAGTTAGAATATCATCAAAGCAATCTGTGCTTCCATAACACCAGCAGTGACCCAGGCTGATCGCCTCCATGCCACGCTGCATTTAGTAGGCCAGCATTTCTGAATTAATCATTACTTTCAGTTGGTctaatattctaattttctgagaaGTTTAGATATTTGTTGGCTGTAAACCgtaatcatcaacattaacagaaataaacacttgaaatagatcaccCTATTTGTGatgaatctatataatatatgcgTTTAATTTTTTGCATTTAATTACTGAAATTGATTAACTTTTtgatgatgtaatttactgagatgcacctgtattaGTCTGTATCTCCCTGCTGTAGGCTGACTCATCCCCACCAGAGATTAGACTAGTGAGGGTGGTATCAGCAAACCTCAGGAGTTTGTGTAGAAGAGTAGGGGAGAAAGGACAGGGCTTTGTATGGAGTGAGCCCTGATGGTCTGGGAGTCAGACACGTTTTCCAAGTTTCAAATGCTCGATTTCTGTCAGTTAGGAAGTCTGACCCACCAACAGGGAACGTCAGACACATGCAGATGGGAGAGCTGGTCTGCAGTAGGGCTCGAATGACTGTAGTGTGGAGCTAGTGTTTCATGTGAGTGGGCAGTGGTCAACACATTCCACTGCTGGTTGTACCATATACtactatgtgcagtatgtcagaaataaactttgattttacTTTCTGAGCAACTTTTCATAAATCCAATACATTTGATCACAGTTATTGATGCAGACAGTAAAATTACCTGAAACACTTAAACAGAGGATTCTCCCAGAAAAGTGAAATCTTTATTAACTATTTAGAAATTTCTATATTTATGCATAAATTTGACCTACAACTTAATCAGATTGTCACAGAAGTCCTAAAATAGATTAAGAGAACCagatcaaacaaaaaaaaaaacaaaagtgtGCACAATCCGTCATGCAccactatatacacatacacacagcataTAAATTAGTTGTCATGTCCTTGCTGGGACAGAAAGTCTACTGTGGTTTAATTCATAAAATTATCAAATAGTTATTAACCATGTCTCTGAAATACTGAAAATACAGCACATGAAATGGTCAGATTTGTGGTTGAAAGAAGGCACCTTCACTGTAATAAGAAATAAATGTTCTTGATAAAGTGATATCTGTAAACTGCAGAGCTCAATGCCATGCAATAATCAGTAGAAAAGTAAAGGTTTTTTAAGGTCAAGGTCACATTTAAGGAACTTCCACTATAAAAcaaatgttattattataaaaacTTCTGTAAGTTGATCTACAATAGAGAGCTTGCTGAGGTAAAAGCCTGTTTAAACATGCACTGGCCACTGAAAAACTGTTAACATCCCTGTATCCATACAGTCCATTATTGGCTGTGTGGTTATAATCCAGTCAGTTTGAAGCAGTTCTTCACATCTTTACTCTCCTCTTGTTCAGTATCAGTTGTCATTATTACCGTTTATTTGAACATCATCATCTTGGCTTTCTGAAAGCATCAAAGTCACAGCGTCATTCTGACTCTCCACCATCAGTGAAACTGTTTTCCAAATGAGTGAATCTTGGTCTTTGTGAGACATTTTCCTTCAACTTCTTGCTTGCTCTCAACGTCTCAggccacactgtcacacaccaTGACGTCCTGAGCTGCACCAAACAGTGTTGTGACCATGAGTGTTTTTCTGATGCAACACTTGGATAGGTGATATTTCCATGCTCAGTCAAGGTAACATGGATGTGTGACAAACAGCTATAAAGAAAACACAGAGAAATCATATTGCTCTAACCCTAGCTGGATGAAAGGTACATACAGAGCACTGCCTGGTTTGGTGGGCTCATGTGTACAATGTGTACCATGTGTACGGGCTTATAGATTTGTATAGTTTTGTCTATGTCATTGTTTGTTGTCCATTGTTTGTTGTAATTGATTGTTCTAAGAGAAGGACAGGAACACTGCAtgcatgttgttttttttaggaAATCTTTTACAGACtcagggcgtactcacactaggcacggtttgctcgttccgtgctggggcccggttatcccccctccccactcccccgctggcctgcactcacactcgcttcagcaacccggcccgagcacgcttacgtcatcacaacgccgctttatttggaaaaaagcgcgctcgcacaacactatagagttcacgattctctttttattgtatttttggagtcgttttgggagtgcagaaacacggtgcaagcacagatttatcgataatttaacacaacgattgtctgctaatcgctttgccgctatgactgtttaacgtgagcgtcgcatcactgatgtcatgtttgagttccagcgaaatgaaccaatcagacgaggcaccaagcgggcccgggcacggatagcgctcacactagaagcgaaccgtgcccgagtccacatgaatcgtgccctggcccacctcttcaaagcgggcccgagcacggttaactgatccgggcccgggcacggttggagcgctcacactagccaaacgaaccgtgcttcggcaggcaaccgtgcccgggcccggatcacagagcctagtgtgagtacgccctcaGTTGGTTAAGTCCCCCGCACACAGTGAGCAACAAGCTGAGGAAATGGTCACGCatgcccgtttgctcagctaatTGCTTACTGTGTGCGCACGCTTGAGACAACATTTTCTGCCTCTCGtgcctgtgagacatttatctaacgtgtttgatattttcagGCACGCGTGCCTGAAATCTCACCATGTGCGCTCGCCTGAGCAATTTGGCTCAGCAACATTTCGTCACCAGCCAAGTGGAAGCTCGCTTGGCGTCACATGACACTTCAGTGTCACGTGGTACTGAGGATAGGGTAGACCAAAACAAAATGGCTGGATTAGATAGTCTGACAAATGAAGAAAAATTTGGTCTTTTTGCCGTTTTACTGCTGTGCCGTCGCCGTAAAAGATGTGTATCACTAAGAAGACAGGCTTTAGATTAGAATATTGCTCACAATGTGAGTAGCTTTACTTTGGAGCTCATGAGAACTCGTGTTTCTTGTATATCTGCAGACTGTGAAATGATAGATTCTGGTTTCAATTCAGAAGCCTGTGTACACGGATCACTGGGAACTGTTGAAACTAATCTCTGAATTCCATTTTGATTGATGGCTATTTTGAGATATACACCATGTAACAACTGGGAACTCAATCCCATTGAAGATTTTGTAAGAGAAGTCAAAAGACGAGCTGCAACACTTTTTATGGTATTAGCTTGGCAAAAAAATACTTGACCATCTCCTTTGTTCATTGTGTAATACACACTCATAGTATTTACTTGTTTCAGTTGAACATAATTTCATTTCCTTGTTCGAGTTTATCGTTTTGTTCATTCAAACATTCATACTGTTGGTTTGGTCGAAGTGAACCAGCTAGGGGCTTTTTTGGCAAAGCCATTTGATAGTTTTCCTTATAAAGAGAAACTTAGAATTAAACAGCATGGCACATCAACACCCAAGACTTTAATCTAT
It includes:
- the LOC143484280 gene encoding histone H2B 1/2, producing MPEPAKSAPKKGSKKAVTKTAAKGGKKRRKTRKESYAIYVYKVLKQVHPDTGISSKAMGIMNSFVNDIFERIAGEASRLAHYNKRSTITSREIQTAVRLLLPGELAKHAVSEGTKAVTKYTSSK
- the LOC143484352 gene encoding uncharacterized protein LOC143484352, coding for MPPAPHLEHRERKQQFKLNKTRPITTATNNVLDTAMSVLEATENDSPSTDEASTSLEPPASPASSVSYTEPAVSTPARSQTPVRRPYTGKRKRTQTYLDIGTYLLEMQAQDVRMHEQREEHIQLLLRDCREARQQEAELRRAELAETISFNRAFLGLLGELVNTMRDRRQ